The Platichthys flesus chromosome 10, fPlaFle2.1, whole genome shotgun sequence genome includes a window with the following:
- the LOC133961641 gene encoding plastin-1-like, with protein sequence MEDHVTQIHREDLEDLREAFNKIDIDKSGFVSDFELQELFREANFSLPGYRVREIMKTFIAGDTNKDEKISFEEFVSIYQELKSKTLSESFRKSITRKDGIRSFGGTSRKSSEGTQHSYSDEEKVAFVNWINKALAKDADCEHLLPMNPNDESLFNSVRDGIVLCKMINLSQPDTIDERVINTKKLTTFKMTENLVLALNSASAIGCMVVSIDAHDLMAGKPHLVMGLLWQIIKIGLFADIEVSRNEALIGLLKEGEKLEDIMSLSPEDLLLHWVNHHLRNAETHTISNFSDDITDSRAYFHLLDQIASCGKQGSKMRVKIDMSGLFEPDLEQRAELMLQQAARLDCRQFVSAHDVTSGNSKLNLAFVANLYNMHPTLGENQIHINGIETAHIVGESKEEKTFRNWMNSLGVSPYVNHLYCDLCDGLVILQLYERVNVPVNWKRVNRPPYPMLGAKMKKLENCNYAVDLGRNMAHFSLVGIGGDNINSGSPMHTLALVWQLMRRYTLLVLSDLGDGEKVGDQIILNWVNATLSEKKKDTQINSFRDDLISTSMPVIDLIDAIAPGTVKWDMVKRGHERALRNDDKLANAKYAISLARKIGARVYALPDDLVEVNPKMVLTLFACLMGHSLKKHKR encoded by the exons ATGGAGGATCACGTTACCCAGATCCACAGAGAGGACCTGGAGGACCTCAGAGAGGCCTTTAATAAAATTG ATATTGATAAGAGCGGCTTCGTGAGTGACTTCGAGCTTCAGGAGCTGTTCAGAGAGGCGAATTTCTCCCTGCCGGGTTACAGGGTGCGAGAGATCATGAAGACCTTCATCGCCGGAGACACCAACAAGGACGAGAAGATCAGCTTCGAGGAGTTCGTTTCA ATCTATCAGGAGCTGAAGAGCAAAACATTGAGCGAGTCGTTCAGGAAATCCATCACGAGGAAAGACGGGATCCGATCCTTTGGGGGAACGTCAAGGAAATCCAGTGAGGGAACGCAGCACTCCTACTCTG atgAGGAGAAGGTTGCTTTCGTCAACTGGATCAACAAAGCTTTGGCCAAAGATGCAGACTGTGAACATCTGCTGCCCATGAACCCAAACGATGAAAGTCTATTCAACTCCGTCCGTGATGGAATTGTGCTctg CAAAATGATCAACCTGTCTCAGCCGGACACGATTGACGAAAGAGTCATCAACACAAAGAAACTCACCACCTTCAAAATGACC GAAAACCTGGTCCTGGCTCTGAACTCCGCGTCAGCGATCGGCTGCATGGTGGTGAGCATAGACGCCCATGATCTGATGGCTGGGAAACCCCATCTGGTGATGGGCCTGCTATGGCAGATTATCAAAATTGGTCTGTTTGCTGATATAGAAGTCAGCAGGAACGAag CTCTAATTGGACTTctgaaagagggagaaaaactgGAAGACATAATGTCTCTGTCCCCCGAGGACCTGCTGCTTCACTGGGTCAACCATCATCTACGCAACGCAGAGACGCACACGATCAGCAACTTCAGTGACGACATCACG GACTCTCGGGCCTACTTCCACCTGTTGGACCAGATCGCTTCCTGTGGAAAGCAAGGCTCCAAGATGAGGGTCAAAATCGACATGAGCGGCCTCTTT GAGCCTGATTTGGAGCAGAGGGCCGAGCTGATGCTGCAGCAGGCGGCCCGGCTGGACTGCAGACAGTTTGTTTCGGCCCACGACGTCACATCTGGAAACAGCAAACTCAACTTGGCCTTTGTGGCCAACCTGTACAACATGCATCCCACTCTGGGGGAAAATCAGATTCACATCAACGGCATAGAGACCGCACACATAGTGG GTGAGTCCAAAGAAGAGAAAACCTTTCGCAACTGGATGAACTCTCTGGGCGTCTCTCCTTATGTTAACCATCTGTACTG TGACCTGTGTGATGGTTTGGTGATTCTGCAGCTTTATGAGCGAGTTAATGTCCCTGTGAACTGGAAGAGAGTCAACAGACCTCCTTATCCAATGCTGGGTGCAAAAATGAAGAAG CTGGAGAACTGTAATTATGCCGTTGACCTGGGCCGGAACATGGCTCATTTCTCTCTGGTTGGTATCGGAGGAGATAACATAAACTCGGGCAGCCCCATGCACACCCTGGCCCTGGTCTGGCAGCTGATGAGGAG GTACACACTGCTGGTGTTGTCAGATTTGGGCGATGGAGAAAAGGTTGGAGATCAGATCATCCTCAACTGGGTCAACGCCACGCTGAGCgagaaaaaaaaggacacacagatcaacagcttcagg GACGATCTGATCAGCACCAGTATGCCAGTGATTGACCTGATTGATGCCATCGCTCCCGGTACAGTCAAGTGGGACATGGTGAAGAGAGGACATGAGAGAGCGCTGAGGAATGACGATAAACTCGCAAAcgcaaa GTACGCCATCTCATTGGCCCGTAAGATCGGAGCTCGTGTTTATGCGCTGCCTGATGATCTGGTGGAGGTGAATCCCAAGATGGTGCTGACGCTGTTCGCCTGCCTCATGGGCCACAGCTTGAAAAAACACAAGcgctga
- the LOC133961642 gene encoding glycogenin-1-like isoform X2: MTRKMWGFIPVLNCSQLLSFCPPQSRPSVIRIATPDPRENPPQRTMSDQAFVTLATNDSYAKGAMVLGQSLRKHNTTKKLVALIGPHVAEPCRDALGSIFDEVCVVDVVDSGDVAHLALMKRPDLGVTFTKLHCWTLTHYSKCVFMDADTLVLSNIDELFEREELSAAPDPGWPDCFNSGVFVFRPSNETHEKLLAFCGEKGSFDGGDQGVLNSFFNTWATADISKHLPFIYNLSSVSIYSYLPAFKEYGRNAKVVHFLGKVKPWSYSYDAQKGEVRGHALSPDQCQLHPDYLLLWWQLYSKSVMPVLQQAYGETPFNSGLAEESENGQLQEDVSAQPEASAPPPQKVSSEVRKQRWEAGQIDYMGDDSFANIERKLDSFLK; encoded by the exons ATGACCCGGAAGATGTGGGGCTTCATTCCCGTGTTGAACTGCTCTCAGCTGCTGAGCTTCTGTCCTCCGCAGTCCCGACCCTCCGTCATCCGCATCGCGACCCCCGACCCCCGGGAGAACCCTCCGCAGCGCACCATGTCAG aCCAAGCCTTTGTGACGTTAGCCACGAACGACAGCTATGCCAAGGGAGCGATGGTTCTCGGGCAGTCGTTACGAAAGCACAACACAACCAAGAAGCTGGTTGCACTCATCGGGCCTCACGTTGCAGAACCCTGCAG agACGCACTTGGCTCTATTTTCgatgaggtgtgtgtggtgGACGTTGTGGACTCGGGCGATGTGGCTCACCTGGCCCTGATGAAGCGTCCGGACCTGGGAGTGACATTCACCAAACTGCACTGCTGGACTCTCACACACTACAgcaagtgtgtgttcatggaCGCAGACACActg GTGCTGTCAAATATAGATGAACTCTTCGAGAGGGAGGAGCTCTCTGCTGCACCTGATCCTGGTTGGCCGGACTGCTTCAACTCCGGGGTTTTCGTCTTCAGACCGTCCAATGAGACGCACGAGAAGCTGCTCGCGTTCTGTGGGGAGAAGGGCAGCTTCGACG gTGGAGACCAGGGGGTTCTCAACAGTTTCTTTAACACCTGGGCGACGGCAGATATTTCTAAACACCTGCCCTTCATCTACAACCTCAGCAGTGTCTCCATCTACTCCTACTTGCCAGCTTTCAAAGa ATACGGCCGTAACGCGAAGGTGGTGCACTTCCTGGGCAAGGTGAAGCCCTGGAGCTACTCCTATGACGCTCAGAAGGGCGAGGTCCGAGGCCACGCCCTGTCGCCTGACCAGTGCCAGCTGCACCCGGACTACCTGCTCCTGTGGTGGCAGCTGTACTCCAAGTCTGTGATGCCCGTGCTGCAGCAGGCCTACGGGGAGACGCCCTTCAACAGCGGCTTAGCAGAGGAGAGCGAGAAC GGTCAGCTTCAGGAGGATGTGAGCGCACAGCCGGAGGCCtccgctcctcctccacagaagGTTTCCTCAGAGGTGAGGAAGCAGCGCTGGGAAGCCGGCCAGATCGACTACATGGGCGACGACTCCTTCGCCAACATAGAGCGGAAGCTGGACTCCTTCTTGAAGTAG
- the LOC133961642 gene encoding glycogenin-1-like isoform X1: MTRKMWGFIPVLNCSQLLSFCPPQSRPSVIRIATPDPRENPPQRTMSADQAFVTLATNDSYAKGAMVLGQSLRKHNTTKKLVALIGPHVAEPCRDALGSIFDEVCVVDVVDSGDVAHLALMKRPDLGVTFTKLHCWTLTHYSKCVFMDADTLVLSNIDELFEREELSAAPDPGWPDCFNSGVFVFRPSNETHEKLLAFCGEKGSFDGGDQGVLNSFFNTWATADISKHLPFIYNLSSVSIYSYLPAFKEYGRNAKVVHFLGKVKPWSYSYDAQKGEVRGHALSPDQCQLHPDYLLLWWQLYSKSVMPVLQQAYGETPFNSGLAEESENGQLQEDVSAQPEASAPPPQKVSSEVRKQRWEAGQIDYMGDDSFANIERKLDSFLK, encoded by the exons ATGACCCGGAAGATGTGGGGCTTCATTCCCGTGTTGAACTGCTCTCAGCTGCTGAGCTTCTGTCCTCCGCAGTCCCGACCCTCCGTCATCCGCATCGCGACCCCCGACCCCCGGGAGAACCCTCCGCAGCGCACCATGTCAG cagaCCAAGCCTTTGTGACGTTAGCCACGAACGACAGCTATGCCAAGGGAGCGATGGTTCTCGGGCAGTCGTTACGAAAGCACAACACAACCAAGAAGCTGGTTGCACTCATCGGGCCTCACGTTGCAGAACCCTGCAG agACGCACTTGGCTCTATTTTCgatgaggtgtgtgtggtgGACGTTGTGGACTCGGGCGATGTGGCTCACCTGGCCCTGATGAAGCGTCCGGACCTGGGAGTGACATTCACCAAACTGCACTGCTGGACTCTCACACACTACAgcaagtgtgtgttcatggaCGCAGACACActg GTGCTGTCAAATATAGATGAACTCTTCGAGAGGGAGGAGCTCTCTGCTGCACCTGATCCTGGTTGGCCGGACTGCTTCAACTCCGGGGTTTTCGTCTTCAGACCGTCCAATGAGACGCACGAGAAGCTGCTCGCGTTCTGTGGGGAGAAGGGCAGCTTCGACG gTGGAGACCAGGGGGTTCTCAACAGTTTCTTTAACACCTGGGCGACGGCAGATATTTCTAAACACCTGCCCTTCATCTACAACCTCAGCAGTGTCTCCATCTACTCCTACTTGCCAGCTTTCAAAGa ATACGGCCGTAACGCGAAGGTGGTGCACTTCCTGGGCAAGGTGAAGCCCTGGAGCTACTCCTATGACGCTCAGAAGGGCGAGGTCCGAGGCCACGCCCTGTCGCCTGACCAGTGCCAGCTGCACCCGGACTACCTGCTCCTGTGGTGGCAGCTGTACTCCAAGTCTGTGATGCCCGTGCTGCAGCAGGCCTACGGGGAGACGCCCTTCAACAGCGGCTTAGCAGAGGAGAGCGAGAAC GGTCAGCTTCAGGAGGATGTGAGCGCACAGCCGGAGGCCtccgctcctcctccacagaagGTTTCCTCAGAGGTGAGGAAGCAGCGCTGGGAAGCCGGCCAGATCGACTACATGGGCGACGACTCCTTCGCCAACATAGAGCGGAAGCTGGACTCCTTCTTGAAGTAG
- the LOC133961642 gene encoding glycogenin-1-like isoform X3: protein MHGDPSDTEVHTKGLADELGLVQWVLQQTGRKHQAFVTLATNDSYAKGAMVLGQSLRKHNTTKKLVALIGPHVAEPCRDALGSIFDEVCVVDVVDSGDVAHLALMKRPDLGVTFTKLHCWTLTHYSKCVFMDADTLVLSNIDELFEREELSAAPDPGWPDCFNSGVFVFRPSNETHEKLLAFCGEKGSFDGGDQGVLNSFFNTWATADISKHLPFIYNLSSVSIYSYLPAFKEYGRNAKVVHFLGKVKPWSYSYDAQKGEVRGHALSPDQCQLHPDYLLLWWQLYSKSVMPVLQQAYGETPFNSGLAEESENGQLQEDVSAQPEASAPPPQKVSSEVRKQRWEAGQIDYMGDDSFANIERKLDSFLK, encoded by the exons atgCATGGGGACCCGTCAGACACTGAAGTCCACACAAAAGGCCTCGCAGATGAACTGGGTCTGGTGCAGTGGGTTCTACAGCAGACGGGAAGGAAAC aCCAAGCCTTTGTGACGTTAGCCACGAACGACAGCTATGCCAAGGGAGCGATGGTTCTCGGGCAGTCGTTACGAAAGCACAACACAACCAAGAAGCTGGTTGCACTCATCGGGCCTCACGTTGCAGAACCCTGCAG agACGCACTTGGCTCTATTTTCgatgaggtgtgtgtggtgGACGTTGTGGACTCGGGCGATGTGGCTCACCTGGCCCTGATGAAGCGTCCGGACCTGGGAGTGACATTCACCAAACTGCACTGCTGGACTCTCACACACTACAgcaagtgtgtgttcatggaCGCAGACACActg GTGCTGTCAAATATAGATGAACTCTTCGAGAGGGAGGAGCTCTCTGCTGCACCTGATCCTGGTTGGCCGGACTGCTTCAACTCCGGGGTTTTCGTCTTCAGACCGTCCAATGAGACGCACGAGAAGCTGCTCGCGTTCTGTGGGGAGAAGGGCAGCTTCGACG gTGGAGACCAGGGGGTTCTCAACAGTTTCTTTAACACCTGGGCGACGGCAGATATTTCTAAACACCTGCCCTTCATCTACAACCTCAGCAGTGTCTCCATCTACTCCTACTTGCCAGCTTTCAAAGa ATACGGCCGTAACGCGAAGGTGGTGCACTTCCTGGGCAAGGTGAAGCCCTGGAGCTACTCCTATGACGCTCAGAAGGGCGAGGTCCGAGGCCACGCCCTGTCGCCTGACCAGTGCCAGCTGCACCCGGACTACCTGCTCCTGTGGTGGCAGCTGTACTCCAAGTCTGTGATGCCCGTGCTGCAGCAGGCCTACGGGGAGACGCCCTTCAACAGCGGCTTAGCAGAGGAGAGCGAGAAC GGTCAGCTTCAGGAGGATGTGAGCGCACAGCCGGAGGCCtccgctcctcctccacagaagGTTTCCTCAGAGGTGAGGAAGCAGCGCTGGGAAGCCGGCCAGATCGACTACATGGGCGACGACTCCTTCGCCAACATAGAGCGGAAGCTGGACTCCTTCTTGAAGTAG